The Leifsonia sp. ZF2019 DNA segment GCAGGGGCTGCTGGAGGGGATCTGGTGCCTCGACCGGGCGGAGACGCTGTCGCCCGGACAGGCCGCGGAGATCGAGCGTGTGCGCCTGGCCTACCCGCGCCTCGGCGACGACGCGTTCATCGCCGAGCACCGCGACGAGTGGCTGCGCTGATGAGCGACGGCGTGCCGGCGGACGCCGCCGCATCGACGAGCCGGCCGGTGCTGCTGGTGGCCGTGCCCGTCGCCCGGCGCGCGGAGTTCTTCGACGCGGGGGACGCCGGGCGCCTGGCGGACGCGGCGGCACGCCTCGGCGGGGAGCTCGTCTTCGCGGAGTCGCTGGCCGACGCGGCGGCGGAGGTCGACCTCGCGGCGGTCCGCGTGCTGGTCGTCTCCTGGGGCGTTCCCGCGCTGGACGCCGCCCGGCTCGACACGCTGCCCCGCCTGGAGCTGGTCGCCCACTGCGGCGCGAGCATCCGCCCGTTCGCCACGCCGGAGCTGTTCCGGCGCGGCGTGCTCGTCACACAGGCGGGCGCCGCGATGGCGCGGTCGGTCGCGGAGGTCTCGCTGGCCTTCACGCTCGCCCTGCTGCACCGCATTCCACGCTTCGACCACGCGCTCCACGCGGGCTCGGAGTGGACGGAGGCCGAGGCGGCGCCGCCGCAGCACGAGCTCTTGGACGCGCCGATCGGCGTGGTGGGCGCCTCACGCACCGGCCGGGCGTACCTGGAGCTGCTCGTCGCGCTCGGCGCACGCCCGCTCCTGGCCGATCCCACGGTGGACGCAGCGGAGGCGCGCCGGCTCGGCGCCGCGCTCGTCCCGCTGGACGTGCTGCTCGCCAACAGCCGCATCGTCGCCCTCCACGCACCGAGCCTCCCGGAGACGCACCGGATGATCGGCGCCCGCGAGCTCGCCCTCATGCCGACGGGCGCGGGACTGGTGAACACGGCGCGCTCGTGGCTGGTCGATGAGGACGCCCTCCTCGCCGAGCTGGGCAGCGGCCGCATCGACGCCGCCCTCGACGTCTTCGACGACGAGCCGCTGCCGGTCGACAGCCCCTTCCGGGCTCTGCCGAACGCGCTCCTGGTGCCGCACAAGGCGGCCGGGACCCGGGAGGGCCGGCTGCGGCAGGGGGCGGTGGTCGTCTCCGAGGTGGCCCGCCATGCGGCAGGGCGGCCGCTTGAGCATGT contains these protein-coding regions:
- a CDS encoding hydroxyacid dehydrogenase, which gives rise to MSDGVPADAAASTSRPVLLVAVPVARRAEFFDAGDAGRLADAAARLGGELVFAESLADAAAEVDLAAVRVLVVSWGVPALDAARLDTLPRLELVAHCGASIRPFATPELFRRGVLVTQAGAAMARSVAEVSLAFTLALLHRIPRFDHALHAGSEWTEAEAAPPQHELLDAPIGVVGASRTGRAYLELLVALGARPLLADPTVDAAEARRLGAALVPLDVLLANSRIVALHAPSLPETHRMIGARELALMPTGAGLVNTARSWLVDEDALLAELGSGRIDAALDVFDDEPLPVDSPFRALPNALLVPHKAAGTREGRLRQGAVVVSEVARHAAGRPLEHVVTEQDLERMA